A window from Deltaproteobacteria bacterium GWC2_65_14 encodes these proteins:
- a CDS encoding dihydroxy-acid dehydratase: MRSDRTKKGLERMPHRALYCAAGVPQAAMGKPFLGVATSFTDLVPGHVGMRSLERVVESGVHAAGGYPFLFGVPAICDGIAMGHRGMHYSLPLRELVADMVESVAEAHALDGLVLLTNCDKITPGMLMAAARLDIPCIVLTAGPMLSGRMGNRRLSLVSDTFEAVGRFQRGEIDQAMLSRLEAEACPGEGSCQGLYTANTMACLTETLGMSLPGCATALAGMSRKRHIGYETGVRIVELVRKGVTPRKILTQAAFRNAIRVDLALGGSSNSVLHLLAIAHEAGVNLPLSEFDRLSRETPQLTTVTPAGPHMMEDIEFSGGIPAVLNRLLPVLQRNPTVSGKDITAIARKGKVLDDGIIRKVSAPVRKEGGIAILTGSLAPGGCVVKQSGVDPSMFTFRGTAKVFDSEEAAMAAIMGGKIRPGMVVVIRYEGPKGGPGMREMLSPTSAIVGMGLGTKVALVTDGRFSGGTHGPCIGHVSPEAMEGGAIAFVRDGDGITLDIPRRRLALEVSAAEIAKRKRSWKAPPPKIRTGYLARYAKAVTSAGTGAVTT, encoded by the coding sequence ATGCGAAGCGACCGGACGAAAAAGGGATTGGAGCGGATGCCCCACCGGGCGCTCTATTGCGCCGCGGGGGTCCCGCAGGCCGCGATGGGGAAACCGTTCCTCGGGGTGGCGACCTCGTTCACCGACCTGGTCCCGGGCCATGTCGGGATGCGCTCGCTCGAGCGGGTCGTGGAGAGCGGGGTCCACGCCGCGGGGGGATATCCGTTCCTGTTCGGCGTTCCCGCGATCTGCGACGGGATCGCGATGGGGCACAGGGGGATGCACTACTCCCTTCCCCTGCGGGAGCTGGTCGCGGACATGGTCGAGTCGGTCGCGGAGGCGCACGCGCTCGACGGTCTGGTCCTGCTGACCAACTGTGACAAGATCACCCCGGGGATGCTGATGGCCGCCGCGCGGCTGGACATCCCCTGCATCGTCCTGACGGCCGGGCCGATGCTGTCGGGCCGGATGGGGAACCGGCGCCTGTCGCTGGTCAGCGACACCTTCGAGGCGGTGGGCCGGTTCCAGCGGGGGGAGATCGACCAGGCGATGCTGTCCCGGCTCGAGGCGGAGGCCTGCCCGGGAGAAGGGTCCTGCCAGGGGCTCTACACCGCGAACACGATGGCCTGCCTCACCGAGACGCTCGGGATGTCGCTGCCCGGCTGCGCGACCGCGCTGGCGGGGATGTCCCGGAAGCGGCACATCGGGTACGAGACCGGGGTGCGGATCGTGGAGCTGGTGCGGAAGGGGGTGACCCCCCGGAAGATCCTGACCCAGGCCGCCTTCCGCAACGCCATCCGGGTCGATCTCGCGCTGGGCGGCTCCTCGAATTCGGTGCTGCACCTTCTGGCGATCGCCCACGAGGCGGGGGTGAACCTTCCGCTGTCGGAGTTCGACCGGCTTTCGCGGGAGACGCCGCAGCTCACCACCGTAACCCCCGCGGGGCCGCATATGATGGAGGACATCGAGTTCTCCGGGGGGATCCCGGCGGTCCTGAACCGCCTGCTCCCCGTGCTGCAGAGGAACCCGACCGTTTCGGGAAAGGACATCACCGCGATCGCCCGCAAGGGGAAGGTGCTCGACGACGGAATCATCCGGAAGGTCTCCGCCCCGGTCCGGAAGGAGGGGGGGATCGCGATCCTGACCGGGAGCCTCGCGCCGGGAGGCTGCGTGGTGAAGCAGTCGGGAGTGGATCCCTCCATGTTCACCTTCCGGGGGACGGCGAAGGTGTTCGACTCCGAGGAGGCCGCGATGGCGGCGATCATGGGGGGAAAGATCCGGCCCGGGATGGTGGTGGTCATCCGGTACGAAGGCCCGAAGGGCGGCCCGGGGATGCGCGAAATGCTCTCCCCCACCTCCGCGATCGTGGGGATGGGGCTGGGGACGAAGGTGGCGCTGGTCACCGACGGGCGTTTTTCCGGTGGGACCCACGGACCCTGCATCGGGCATGTCTCCCCCGAGGCGATGGAGGGGGGGGCGATCGCCTTCGTGCGGGACGGGGACGGGATCACGCTGGACATCCCGAGGCGGCGCCTCGCG
- a CDS encoding tRNA (adenosine(37)-N6)-threonylcarbamoyltransferase complex dimerization subunit type 1 TsaB, protein MILAIESATPNGSVALLSGGDLLGEILLPRGRQLSETCLAAIDRLLRESGHGPEGVGHVAVSSGPGSFTGLRVGMAAAKGFCFGWERPIVPVPTLHALAMRFPLEGTTVCPVLDARRKEVYAGFFRWEGGICLRTAPDTALPPEELPGRLPPGPVLFCGDGTVPYGEGLREALGERALFPPPGEGLPRASAVGRLALLLLGEGKGAHPRDVVPAYLRPSEAERKRP, encoded by the coding sequence GTGATCCTCGCCATCGAATCGGCGACGCCCAACGGAAGCGTCGCGCTGCTGTCGGGGGGGGACCTCCTCGGGGAGATCCTGCTTCCCCGAGGCCGGCAGCTCTCCGAGACCTGTCTTGCCGCCATCGACCGGCTTCTCCGGGAGTCCGGGCACGGCCCGGAAGGAGTGGGCCACGTGGCGGTGTCGTCGGGACCGGGATCGTTCACCGGCCTGCGGGTCGGCATGGCGGCCGCCAAGGGGTTCTGCTTCGGGTGGGAAAGGCCGATCGTTCCCGTGCCGACGCTCCACGCTCTGGCCATGCGCTTCCCGCTGGAGGGGACGACGGTCTGCCCGGTGCTGGATGCGCGCAGGAAAGAGGTCTACGCGGGATTCTTCCGGTGGGAAGGGGGGATCTGCCTCCGGACGGCCCCGGATACTGCGCTTCCCCCCGAGGAGCTTCCCGGACGGCTTCCCCCGGGACCGGTCCTCTTCTGCGGGGACGGAACGGTCCCGTACGGAGAAGGTTTGCGGGAAGCGCTCGGGGAGCGCGCCCTGTTCCCCCCCCCCGGGGAGGGTCTGCCCAGGGCCTCCGCCGTGGGCCGCCTGGCGCTCCTCCTTCTCGGGGAAGGGAAGGGGGCGCATCCCCGGGACGTCGTTCCCGCCTACCTGCGCCCTTCCGAGGCGGAGCGGAAGCGCCCTTGA
- a CDS encoding RIP metalloprotease RseP has product MIYFLSFLIVLGILIFVHEFGHFLVARKLGVGVTKFSFGFGPRLAGIRRGETEYLVSAIPLGGYVKLVGESDSEEISPEDRERSFHHKPIWVKMAVVAAGPLGNLLFAYLVFWAVFLGGVPALTARIGDVLPDSPAARAGLAKGDLVVRVGERSVGTWEELAAGIRAAGAGKEIDLTARRDDREIRVRVTPEIREGQSLFGEKVQEPKIGVVAGQEIIRRALSPFSAFWRAGEETWKLIHLTVMTVVKLVLRTIPSDTLGGPILIAQIAGDQARQGALPFLYFLGLLSVNLGILNLFPIPILDGGHLVFFSIEGLLRKPLSPQVRAAAQQVGLALILMLTALVFYNDIARLIAGWGAG; this is encoded by the coding sequence GTGATCTACTTTCTGTCGTTTCTCATCGTCCTGGGCATCCTGATCTTCGTCCACGAGTTCGGCCATTTCCTCGTCGCCAGGAAGCTCGGCGTGGGGGTCACGAAATTCTCCTTCGGGTTCGGTCCCCGGCTCGCCGGCATCCGGCGGGGGGAGACGGAGTACCTCGTGTCCGCCATCCCGCTGGGGGGATACGTGAAGCTGGTCGGGGAAAGCGACTCCGAGGAGATTTCACCGGAGGACCGGGAGCGCTCCTTCCACCACAAGCCGATCTGGGTGAAGATGGCCGTCGTGGCCGCCGGCCCCCTCGGGAACCTCCTCTTCGCCTACCTGGTCTTCTGGGCCGTCTTCCTCGGGGGCGTTCCCGCGCTGACCGCCAGGATCGGGGATGTTCTGCCGGACTCCCCGGCGGCGCGCGCGGGGCTTGCGAAGGGGGACCTGGTCGTCCGGGTCGGGGAGCGGTCCGTCGGAACCTGGGAGGAACTGGCCGCGGGGATCCGCGCCGCGGGTGCGGGGAAGGAGATCGACCTCACGGCGCGCCGGGACGACCGGGAGATCCGTGTGCGTGTGACCCCGGAGATCCGGGAGGGACAGAGCCTCTTCGGGGAGAAGGTCCAGGAGCCGAAGATCGGCGTGGTTGCCGGGCAGGAGATCATCCGGAGGGCGCTTTCCCCATTCTCCGCATTCTGGCGGGCGGGGGAGGAGACCTGGAAGCTGATCCACCTCACCGTGATGACCGTGGTCAAGCTGGTCCTGCGGACCATTCCCTCCGACACGCTCGGGGGGCCGATCCTGATCGCCCAGATCGCGGGAGACCAGGCCCGCCAGGGGGCGCTCCCCTTCCTCTACTTCCTGGGGCTTCTGAGCGTGAACCTCGGGATCCTGAACCTCTTCCCGATCCCGATCCTCGACGGCGGGCACCTGGTCTTCTTCTCGATCGAGGGGCTCCTCCGCAAGCCGCTCTCCCCGCAGGTCCGCGCCGCGGCGCAGCAGGTGGGGCTCGCTCTCATCCTGATGCTGACCGCCCTGGTCTTCTACAACGACATCGCGCGGCTGATCGCGGGGTGGGGGGCGGGGTGA